GAAATCAGATGATGGATTAACCTTAACCGACTTTCACCTTAACGACCTTATGTTGTTCTTCTTCAACTTTCGGTAACGTCAAGTGCAAAATTCCATCCTTATATTCCGCTTCCACATTATTATTTTGAATGCGGTTCGGTAAAGGAACAACCCTTTGGAACTGACCATAGCGAAACTCAGAGCGAGTTACACCTTTCTCTTCAGTGGTTCTTTCGCTGCGCCGTTCGCCAGAAATAGAAACCGCTTCAGCCGTTACTTGAATATCGAGATCATCCGGTTTCATTCCCGGAACTTCTAATTTGATTTCAAATGCTTCAGGAGTTTCATGAAGTTCAGCCGCCGGCAAGAAATTCCCTTGATTAGAGAGGACTTCTTTGGGCACTAAATCATCAAATAAACGATTCATTTGGCGTTGTAAGGTATCGATTTCTCGGAAAGGTTCCCAACGAACTAAAGGCATACTGTTAATCTCCTAAACCAGTTACTTTTGTTTGATGAATTCAATCTAACAAACTGGCGCGAACTGTCAGGTTCGGTTTTTCTCCC
The sequence above is drawn from the Roseofilum reptotaenium CS-1145 genome and encodes:
- a CDS encoding Hsp20/alpha crystallin family protein, with the protein product MPLVRWEPFREIDTLQRQMNRLFDDLVPKEVLSNQGNFLPAAELHETPEAFEIKLEVPGMKPDDLDIQVTAEAVSISGERRSERTTEEKGVTRSEFRYGQFQRVVPLPNRIQNNNVEAEYKDGILHLTLPKVEEEQHKVVKVKVG